One Xyrauchen texanus isolate HMW12.3.18 chromosome 34, RBS_HiC_50CHRs, whole genome shotgun sequence genomic window carries:
- the LOC127628009 gene encoding interferon-inducible GTPase 5-like, which produces MDLSEDDSVISQEVLEELKKLISTQNLSSAVDTIKHFLDQQDRVELNIAVTGESGSGKSTFINAFRGLGDDDDDSAETGEVETTKDPKAYKHPKYENMKLWDLPGIGTPNFKAHDYLEHVQFERYDFFIIIASDRFRECHADLVKEIKRMKKNFYFIRSKIDSSIDAERRKKNFDEKKTLDIIREDCVNGLREIGVEDPVVFLISGRHLDKYDFNSLQKRMETELPEHKRHVVMLTVPNITTEIIERKKKYLEKNISRVGLLSVCVAALPLPGLSAAVDIALIVNEIQKYKTAFGLDDESLKRTSERSGKSIEFLKSEMKSVACAGITANSIIHLLRQSSAYVTENTVRLVLSCIPIIGTGISFLSVSKILKQFLNEIAEDAKNVLLASLK; this is translated from the exons ATGGATCTATCAGAAGATGACTCTGTTATATCTCAGGAGGTGCTGGAAGAACTTAAAAAATTGATATCTACTCAGAATCTGTCATCAGCTGTTGACACCATCAAACATTTCCTCGACCAGCAAGATCGTGTAGAACTTAATATTGCTGTGACGGGGGAATCTGGTTCTGGAAAGTCCACATTTATCAATGCTTTTAGGGGTTTGGGAGATGACGATGATGATTCAGCTGAAACTGGTGAAGTGGAGACCACTAAAGATCCCAAAGCTTACAAACacccaaaatatgaaaatatgaaactCTGGGATCTTCCTGGAATTGGAACACCAAACTTCAAAGCTCACGATTATCTTGAACACGTTCAGTTTGAGCGCTATGATTTTTTCATCATCATCGCTTCAGATCGTTTCAGAGAATGTCACGCTGACCTGGTCAAAGAGATCAAGAGAATGAAGAAGAATTTCTATTTTATTCGTTCCAAGATTGACTCCAGTATTGAtgctgaaagaagaaagaaaaactttGATGAGAAAAAGACGCTGGACATCATTCGAGAGGACTGTGTTAACG GTCTGAGAGAGATCGGTGTAGAGGATCCTGTTGTGTTCTTGATTTCTGGCAGACATCTCGACAAGTATGATTTTAATTCACTGCAGAAGAGGATGGAGACTGAACTCCCAGAACACAAGAGACATGTGGTGATGCTGACTGTACCAAATATCACAACAGAGAttattgaaagaaaaaagaaatatctAGAGAAAAACATTTCAAGAGTAGGTTTATTATCTGTGTGTGTGGCTGCACTTCCTCTTCCTGGTCTTTCAGCTGCTGTAGATATAGCTCTGATAGTAAATGAGATACAAAAGTACAAGACTGCATTTGGTCTGGATGATGAATCTCTGAAGAGGACCAGTGAAAGATCTGGGAAGAGTATTGAGTTTCTAAAGAGTGAGATGAAATCAGTTGCGTGTGCAGGAATAACTGCTAATTCAATTATTCATCTGCTGAGACAAAGCTCTGCTTATGTGACAGAAAACACAGTTAGGCTTGTTCTTAGTTGCATACCTATAATAGGCACAGGCATTTCTTTTTTGTCAGTTTCAAAAATTCTGAAGCAATTTCTGAATGAAATAGCTGAAGATGCCAAGAATGTGCTGCTGGCGTCACTCAAGTAA